Proteins from a single region of Paenibacillus sp. BIHB 4019:
- a CDS encoding ABC transporter substrate-binding protein, with protein MKQAGRIISLLTTVALMGALLLACGSNTEQSAAEQASTAPTTEASSSPAAESPAASAEAETGTRIFKDWTGHDVEVPVTPQRVIYHGETTGDLLALGVTPIGVMKNTEGSVYEEQIKDAEDVGFPISVEKSLSLSPDLIIFGNSDDAQYEALAKVAPTITFDTFAPLEDRMRILGDLLNKKQEAEDWIAQYTAKTKEMWAMLHENGLKEGETASVFTMYPGNRLFIMANAGLPQAVYNEDGFKPTPLIQEIIDAGEGFREISSEILPEAAGDRIFILNPVPEDAKKDTEELLKSTIWKNLPAVKEGKVYYFDIQKASSDATSREWLIDALPAEILKK; from the coding sequence ATGAAACAAGCAGGACGCATTATTTCTTTACTTACTACTGTCGCATTAATGGGGGCATTATTGTTGGCATGCGGAAGCAACACGGAGCAGTCGGCTGCTGAGCAGGCAAGCACCGCTCCTACTACAGAAGCGAGCAGCTCACCAGCTGCCGAAAGCCCAGCGGCTTCAGCAGAAGCTGAAACGGGAACGCGCATTTTCAAAGACTGGACAGGCCATGATGTTGAGGTTCCGGTTACGCCTCAGCGCGTCATTTACCATGGCGAGACGACAGGCGATTTGCTTGCGCTTGGCGTTACACCTATCGGGGTGATGAAAAACACAGAAGGGTCCGTCTACGAGGAGCAAATTAAAGATGCGGAAGATGTTGGCTTTCCTATCAGCGTCGAAAAGTCATTGTCGCTTTCTCCTGACTTGATCATTTTCGGCAATTCGGATGACGCCCAATACGAGGCGCTTGCCAAAGTCGCACCAACTATTACCTTTGATACGTTTGCTCCGCTTGAGGACCGCATGCGCATTTTGGGCGATCTGCTTAATAAGAAGCAGGAAGCCGAGGATTGGATTGCCCAATATACAGCGAAAACAAAAGAAATGTGGGCTATGCTGCACGAGAACGGCTTGAAAGAAGGAGAAACGGCTTCCGTCTTCACGATGTATCCAGGCAACCGCCTGTTCATAATGGCCAATGCTGGACTTCCACAAGCGGTTTACAACGAGGACGGCTTCAAGCCTACTCCGTTAATCCAGGAAATTATTGACGCTGGCGAAGGCTTCCGGGAAATCTCTTCGGAAATTTTGCCTGAAGCTGCAGGCGATCGAATTTTCATTTTGAACCCTGTACCTGAAGATGCCAAGAAAGATACGGAAGAGCTGCTGAAAAGCACAATTTGGAAAAACCTCCCTGCTGTAAAAGAAGGAAAAGTATACTACTTTGACATTCAGAAAGCTTCCAGCGACGCAACTTCCCGCGAATGGCTCATTGACGCGCTGCCAGCAGAAATTTTGAAAAAATAA
- a CDS encoding metal-dependent hydrolase — MQIIYHGHSAVQLISGDKSLIIDPFISGNGQAVTKPEEIKVNAVLLTHAHQDHILDAAPIAKANDAPVVANFELAAYMSWKGVQTIPMNIGGTVDLGFAQAKMVPAIHTSGIIDEEKQTITYGGLASGYVLRSEGLTILHAGDTALFSDMKLIGDQEVIDVAFIPIGDQFTMGPQEALQAAEWYRAKLVIPVHYNTFEPIRQDAENFVQELEARGLNGKVMAPGDKLDIIKQT; from the coding sequence ATGCAAATTATTTATCATGGACATTCAGCTGTGCAGCTCATATCAGGGGACAAGTCGCTGATTATTGATCCGTTCATAAGTGGAAATGGGCAGGCGGTTACGAAACCCGAGGAGATTAAAGTGAATGCGGTCCTTCTGACACACGCTCATCAAGATCATATTTTGGATGCGGCGCCAATAGCTAAAGCAAATGATGCTCCTGTTGTAGCTAATTTTGAACTAGCGGCTTATATGTCGTGGAAAGGTGTACAGACGATACCGATGAATATCGGAGGCACCGTCGATTTAGGCTTTGCGCAGGCCAAGATGGTACCAGCTATTCATACTTCAGGCATTATTGACGAAGAAAAGCAGACGATTACATATGGCGGTCTTGCATCGGGGTATGTTCTTCGCTCCGAAGGGCTGACGATTCTGCATGCCGGCGACACCGCATTATTCAGCGATATGAAGCTTATCGGCGATCAAGAGGTAATAGATGTTGCCTTTATCCCTATCGGCGACCAGTTTACAATGGGACCGCAGGAAGCGCTTCAGGCAGCGGAATGGTACCGGGCTAAGCTCGTTATTCCTGTTCACTATAATACCTTTGAGCCAATCAGGCAGGATGCCGAAAACTTCGTGCAGGAGCTGGAAGCGCGCGGCCTTAATGGCAAAGTAATGGCACCGGGCGACAAGCTCGACATCATTAAACAGACATAA
- a CDS encoding Ger(x)C family spore germination protein produces MSRIITRLAIVTVMSLLLASCGDQLNLENATTPLVLGMDLDKNNKFHFYLTAPVFSKNIKKKSSEMTGVAKTLRQSRSEQDAQTAGSTQGRNYQIILIGKRMLEHEGWFQMLDVVYRDARNTITDRVVVVDGSVPEMLYLNLPDQPMLPILLRGMVDSTSSHSETVSTTAHELHRQFLDKGVTPYASQVKIIGGKVRIQGTALMSQEGIYKGLLDAQETVLLRILQKNALPGFSLSYQLPEEPKKTPFATNTVSFSAGKVKTKIKTGFKNNRFKYDIKISMVVGLSEHLFPFDVYHDSKQLEDMISQQVTAHFNALIAKFQKLKIDPIGLGVYARAYEYQAYKKAEDEWSEVLSQADITVKAKVKIAAMGPIK; encoded by the coding sequence ATGAGCCGTATCATCACCAGGCTGGCCATCGTTACTGTAATGTCGCTCCTGCTTGCCAGCTGCGGGGATCAGCTTAATTTGGAAAATGCCACTACGCCGCTCGTGCTCGGAATGGATCTGGACAAAAATAATAAATTCCATTTTTATTTGACCGCCCCTGTGTTCAGTAAAAATATTAAAAAGAAAAGCAGCGAAATGACAGGTGTCGCCAAAACGCTGCGGCAGTCAAGATCCGAGCAGGACGCCCAAACTGCGGGCTCCACGCAAGGCCGCAATTACCAAATTATTCTTATAGGCAAACGAATGCTGGAGCATGAGGGCTGGTTTCAAATGCTGGACGTCGTCTACCGGGACGCTCGAAACACGATTACGGACCGAGTCGTTGTTGTAGATGGCTCCGTACCAGAGATGTTGTATTTGAATCTGCCTGATCAGCCGATGCTGCCTATTTTGCTCCGCGGCATGGTAGACTCCACCAGCTCTCATTCGGAAACGGTCAGTACGACAGCACATGAGCTTCACCGGCAGTTTTTGGATAAAGGGGTAACCCCCTATGCATCCCAGGTCAAAATCATCGGCGGCAAAGTACGCATACAGGGAACAGCCCTCATGTCGCAAGAAGGCATATACAAGGGGCTGCTTGATGCTCAGGAAACGGTGCTGCTGCGTATTTTGCAAAAAAATGCATTGCCGGGCTTCAGTCTTTCCTACCAGCTGCCGGAAGAGCCTAAAAAAACGCCGTTTGCCACAAATACGGTCAGTTTCTCAGCGGGGAAGGTCAAAACCAAAATTAAAACCGGCTTTAAAAACAATCGCTTTAAATATGATATAAAAATAAGCATGGTTGTAGGCCTATCCGAGCATCTGTTTCCCTTCGATGTGTATCATGACAGCAAGCAGCTGGAGGATATGATTTCCCAGCAGGTAACCGCCCATTTCAATGCGCTTATCGCCAAGTTTCAAAAGCTCAAAATCGATCCCATCGGGCTAGGCGTATATGCGAGAGCGTACGAATATCAAGCGTACAAAAAAGCAGAGGATGAATGGTCAGAAGTACTGTCGCAGGCCGATATTACCGTGAAAGCCAAAGTCAAAATCGCTGCAATGGGACCTATAAAATAA
- a CDS encoding endospore germination permease — MKSYVGKQITLFQFIAIISGSQVSVAVLSLPRRLAESAGTDGWIAIIIGWAVSLIAGLSIVAVMKYYPDGTLFDLLSEYMGRWAGVLAALLFVLYFFYLMYDGLVRTILVTKTWLLPNTQSSTLMLLMLIPAYSIVRHGIRIVARYAELVIWISLWIPFVYLFTLRHAHWLYLLPIFKEGWMPVLSAVESTIYPMLGMAEIFVLYPYLKYKQYAAKGIIIANSFTSLLYLFVTIICYVYFSPEESRLYNDPVISVLKSIEFKFIERIEVTFIAYYLFIFSLIWIPTMYLITYCISWIIKQESSAIPLRMLIILLVVGTYFYFPTYNVSTYLASQLTWVGLAMEYIFPICLLCFLWLSKLWRKERSSP, encoded by the coding sequence ATGAAAAGCTACGTTGGAAAGCAAATTACGCTTTTCCAGTTCATTGCCATCATTTCCGGCAGTCAAGTAAGCGTAGCGGTGCTTAGCCTGCCCAGGCGATTGGCTGAATCGGCAGGTACCGATGGCTGGATTGCTATTATCATTGGTTGGGCGGTGAGTCTGATCGCTGGCCTTTCCATTGTGGCCGTCATGAAATATTATCCTGATGGCACCTTATTTGATCTATTGTCGGAGTATATGGGGCGCTGGGCGGGAGTATTGGCCGCTTTGCTGTTTGTGCTCTATTTTTTTTACCTGATGTATGATGGGCTTGTACGCACCATTCTCGTTACGAAAACATGGCTGCTGCCGAATACGCAGTCGTCCACGCTTATGCTGCTGATGCTTATTCCAGCCTATTCCATCGTTAGGCATGGCATCCGCATCGTGGCGAGATATGCTGAGCTTGTTATTTGGATATCGCTTTGGATTCCCTTTGTATACTTGTTCACGCTGAGACACGCCCATTGGCTGTATTTGCTTCCAATCTTCAAGGAAGGCTGGATGCCCGTACTATCTGCCGTAGAGTCAACAATATATCCGATGCTGGGCATGGCCGAAATTTTCGTGCTTTATCCCTATCTGAAATATAAGCAATATGCCGCAAAAGGCATTATAATCGCCAACTCTTTTACATCGCTGCTGTATTTGTTCGTTACGATTATTTGCTACGTTTATTTCAGTCCGGAGGAAAGCCGGCTTTACAATGATCCTGTTATTAGCGTGCTGAAGTCTATTGAGTTCAAATTTATAGAACGCATTGAAGTTACATTCATTGCCTACTATTTGTTCATCTTCTCGCTCATTTGGATACCTACGATGTATTTGATAACCTACTGCATCTCCTGGATAATCAAGCAGGAAAGCAGCGCGATCCCCCTTCGCATGCTCATCATTTTGCTTGTCGTCGGGACCTATTTTTATTTTCCCACCTACAATGTCAGTACCTACCTAGCCAGCCAATTGACGTGGGTAGGACTTGCAATGGAGTATATTTTCCCGATTTGCCTGCTTTGCTTTTTATGGCTAAGCAAGCTTTGGAGAAAAGAAAGGAGCAGCCCATGA
- a CDS encoding spore germination protein yields the protein MPDNDTEQNKPHSDCISNDLQENMEKVQQLFSDTPDMVIRHLTIKQSDKQALLIYIDGLNDKAAINDDVLRPLQQEMTVGIQEIAVTIGHLEHLYDWEHVELALFQGNSLLFINGSEHAYSLDTKGWPQRNIEDPQLESSLKGAHQGFLETGDLNIALIRRYIPHRGLKIKRLTVGQRGKTTVSILYIEDIANEKYISKLEQRIQQINVDAVINTGELCEFIEDNPFSLFPQLITTERPDTAASQLLQGRCAVVVDRSPNVLIAPVTFMSFFQNIDDYSSRWTIATFLRLLRMFAFFMAAFLPAFYISVVSYHFEIIPLKLLLTLGESRGQVPFPPFVEAILMEITLELLREAGIRLPAPVGQTVGIVGGIVIGQAVVQAGLISNVMVIVVAFTAISSFILPNYDMVAAVRLIRFILMILASMFGFVGLVIGFMTLIGHILALKSLGTAYGSPIGPVRLADLKDTIIRVPLWLMDKRPLSSAPKQSKRQRQSRIQEDTE from the coding sequence ATGCCTGATAACGATACCGAGCAAAACAAACCGCATAGCGATTGCATCAGCAACGATTTACAGGAAAACATGGAGAAAGTCCAGCAGCTTTTTTCCGATACTCCCGATATGGTTATCCGCCACCTGACTATTAAACAATCAGACAAGCAGGCTTTGCTCATCTATATCGATGGGTTGAATGACAAAGCGGCCATTAATGACGATGTACTGCGCCCCCTTCAGCAGGAAATGACCGTGGGCATCCAGGAAATTGCTGTCACGATTGGCCATTTGGAGCATTTGTACGATTGGGAGCATGTGGAGCTGGCGCTTTTTCAAGGAAACAGCCTTTTGTTTATAAATGGCAGTGAGCACGCCTATTCCCTGGATACGAAGGGGTGGCCGCAGCGCAACATTGAAGATCCCCAGCTTGAATCGTCGCTGAAAGGCGCGCATCAGGGCTTTCTGGAAACAGGAGATTTGAACATCGCCCTTATTCGCCGTTATATCCCCCACCGGGGACTTAAAATTAAGCGGCTCACGGTCGGCCAGCGAGGAAAAACAACCGTTTCCATTTTGTACATTGAAGATATTGCAAACGAGAAGTATATTTCTAAGCTGGAGCAACGGATTCAGCAAATAAATGTCGATGCCGTCATTAATACGGGTGAGCTGTGCGAGTTTATTGAGGACAACCCGTTCTCGCTGTTCCCGCAGCTGATTACAACTGAGCGACCGGACACAGCAGCATCCCAATTGCTGCAAGGACGCTGCGCCGTTGTCGTCGACCGTTCTCCGAACGTGCTGATTGCACCTGTCACTTTCATGTCCTTTTTTCAAAATATCGACGATTACAGCTCGCGCTGGACGATAGCAACGTTTCTTCGCCTGCTGCGCATGTTCGCTTTTTTTATGGCAGCGTTTCTCCCAGCCTTCTATATTTCCGTCGTATCCTATCACTTTGAGATCATTCCGCTCAAGCTGCTGCTAACGCTGGGCGAATCAAGGGGACAGGTTCCTTTCCCCCCGTTCGTTGAAGCGATTCTCATGGAAATTACGCTGGAGCTGCTGCGGGAGGCTGGTATCCGTCTGCCTGCGCCCGTCGGACAAACCGTAGGCATCGTCGGTGGTATCGTTATTGGACAAGCGGTCGTTCAAGCCGGGCTCATAAGCAACGTTATGGTTATTGTCGTCGCCTTTACAGCGATTTCGTCCTTCATTCTGCCTAACTATGACATGGTAGCGGCGGTGAGGCTGATCCGCTTTATTTTAATGATTTTGGCATCGATGTTCGGATTTGTTGGCCTAGTTATTGGCTTTATGACGTTAATTGGCCATATTCTTGCGCTAAAATCACTCGGCACCGCCTATGGCAGCCCTATTGGTCCTGTCCGGCTGGCGGATTTGAAGGATACGATTATCCGTGTTCCCCTGTGGCTTATGGATAAGCGTCCGCTCAGCTCGGCTCCCAAGCAGTCAAAAAGACAACGTCAAAGTCGGATACAGGAGGATACGGAATGA
- a CDS encoding helix-turn-helix domain-containing protein — translation MTTFLTDILLEIKQARQASSPPSWADGSQPLLSHTLLYAAKGKGELIINGEREKLARDGYYIFSPNTVIELSLRTAAPVELCWVIFDLFRMKERGADQRAYERELEFPVEGLIKLKGSRFKRLLYLLTAEQSGKREGSRFLEQHYLHEMLDSFIAHAAPAAANDLEERLGLTLGYMQTHFREDIRVDKLAEIAQLHPSYYSQVFKKVMNKTPVAFLTDLRMNKAKELLLLTDKPIHDIAGDVGYGDEFYFSRRFKATSGYAPTVYTRNRELKISSLSYAYTDHLFTLGLDICAAQVHRHLPIVTRELELPKHAVDPWEIGRQIFLEAQPDLFICKDNVLAKALKHVNDVAPIVGIPWTTMDIYSHMNELAELTGKQEAARKWLDRHERKAEQIRRSLLRSFTIGTTATICAARQEELRIYGTRNIGHVLYRSLQLLPPAKIREQLAQHAPGTGFNWVSIQPEELAGYEADYLFLAFADEAEHKLLVELLKTNAVWRSFPAVKNDRVYFLDKTKWIVYAPYGIDLQLEEARQLLLSPNRLSL, via the coding sequence ATGACGACATTTTTGACTGATATTTTATTGGAAATTAAACAAGCCAGGCAAGCCTCATCCCCGCCAAGCTGGGCCGATGGCAGTCAGCCGCTGCTAAGCCATACGCTGCTGTATGCGGCGAAAGGCAAAGGAGAGCTCATCATAAACGGGGAACGCGAGAAGCTTGCCCGCGATGGTTATTATATTTTTTCACCAAATACGGTAATTGAGCTATCGCTCCGTACAGCTGCTCCAGTAGAGCTGTGCTGGGTGATTTTTGATTTATTCCGCATGAAGGAGCGGGGGGCGGATCAGCGAGCATATGAGCGAGAGCTGGAGTTCCCGGTAGAAGGGCTTATTAAGCTCAAAGGAAGCCGCTTCAAGCGGCTGCTTTATTTGCTGACGGCTGAACAGAGCGGTAAGCGGGAGGGCAGCCGGTTTCTGGAGCAGCATTATTTGCACGAAATGCTAGACAGCTTTATTGCACATGCGGCTCCCGCTGCGGCGAATGATTTGGAAGAGCGGCTGGGGCTTACGCTGGGCTATATGCAGACCCATTTTCGCGAAGACATTCGAGTGGATAAGCTTGCTGAAATTGCCCAGCTGCACCCGTCCTATTATTCACAGGTGTTCAAAAAAGTGATGAATAAGACGCCGGTCGCGTTTCTAACCGATCTGCGGATGAACAAGGCGAAGGAGCTGCTGCTGCTGACGGATAAGCCGATTCATGATATTGCCGGGGATGTCGGCTATGGGGACGAATTTTATTTCAGCCGCCGCTTTAAGGCAACGAGCGGTTATGCGCCGACGGTTTACACGCGGAATCGGGAGTTAAAAATAAGCTCGCTTTCCTATGCCTATACGGATCATCTATTTACGCTGGGATTGGACATTTGCGCGGCTCAGGTTCATAGGCATTTGCCGATTGTGACCAGGGAGCTGGAATTGCCAAAGCATGCGGTCGATCCTTGGGAAATCGGGCGCCAAATCTTTCTTGAAGCGCAGCCGGATTTGTTTATTTGCAAAGATAATGTGCTGGCGAAGGCGCTCAAGCATGTGAATGACGTCGCGCCAATTGTAGGCATACCTTGGACAACGATGGATATATACAGCCATATGAATGAGCTGGCCGAACTGACGGGCAAGCAGGAGGCTGCGAGAAAATGGCTGGATCGCCATGAACGCAAGGCGGAGCAGATCCGCAGAAGCTTGCTGCGCTCTTTTACCATAGGCACGACAGCGACGATTTGCGCCGCACGCCAGGAGGAGCTGCGCATTTATGGCACCCGCAACATTGGGCATGTGCTTTATCGCTCGCTGCAGCTTTTACCGCCTGCTAAAATTCGTGAGCAGCTCGCGCAGCATGCGCCGGGAACGGGCTTCAACTGGGTTTCGATACAGCCTGAGGAGCTGGCCGGTTATGAAGCCGATTATTTGTTTCTCGCTTTCGCAGACGAGGCGGAGCATAAGCTTCTCGTAGAATTGCTGAAAACGAATGCGGTGTGGAGAAGCTTTCCAGCCGTGAAAAATGATCGTGTCTATTTCCTTGATAAAACAAAATGGATCGTCTACGCCCCTTATGGCATAGATTTGCAGTTGGAGGAAGCGAGGCAGTTGCTGCTATCACCGAATAGATTATCGCTGTAA
- a CDS encoding iron ABC transporter permease has product MKWNKGYTISLSLIAGCAWLVFSLFIAVSGGAKEIDLHAVWTAVFDYNASLTPHQIIHELRLPRVLGAALTGMAFAVAGAIMQGVTRNPMADTGLLGVNAGAAFVVALCFALLPALSYSQLMLLSFVGAALSTLFIMLLGSAAPGGLTSLRLTIAGAVVAAILHSLSTGIAIYFDLSQDLAFWYAGGVAGIKWMHLKLLAPVILAGLAGAMLLGRPITFLSLGEEAATGLGIKTARIRILGLLIAVVLAGASVSAAGSIAFVGLVIPHIARRIVGVDYRFVLPFSALLGGSLLVWADYASRMVNPPREFAIGAMVAMVGVPFFLYLARKERREL; this is encoded by the coding sequence ATGAAATGGAACAAAGGATATACGATTAGTTTATCGCTTATTGCAGGCTGCGCATGGCTTGTGTTCTCGCTGTTTATAGCGGTGTCGGGCGGCGCGAAGGAAATAGATTTGCATGCGGTTTGGACGGCTGTTTTCGATTATAATGCCAGCTTGACGCCGCATCAAATTATACATGAGCTGAGACTGCCGCGCGTATTGGGCGCAGCACTTACGGGCATGGCCTTTGCTGTAGCCGGAGCCATTATGCAAGGGGTAACCCGCAATCCAATGGCGGATACGGGCTTGCTGGGCGTTAATGCCGGGGCGGCTTTCGTTGTAGCGCTTTGCTTTGCGCTGCTTCCAGCGTTATCCTATTCGCAATTAATGCTGCTATCCTTCGTCGGCGCTGCTTTAAGCACCTTGTTCATCATGCTGCTGGGCTCGGCGGCTCCGGGCGGGCTTACATCGCTGCGGCTGACGATTGCTGGCGCTGTTGTTGCTGCTATTTTGCATTCGCTCAGTACTGGCATTGCGATTTATTTTGACCTCAGCCAGGATTTGGCATTCTGGTATGCAGGCGGTGTAGCGGGAATTAAGTGGATGCATTTGAAGCTGCTGGCCCCCGTTATACTAGCTGGCCTGGCAGGTGCGATGCTGCTCGGACGCCCCATTACGTTTCTCTCTCTTGGTGAAGAAGCGGCGACGGGTCTGGGCATCAAAACGGCCCGCATCCGCATACTCGGCCTGCTCATTGCTGTAGTATTGGCAGGAGCTTCGGTGTCGGCTGCCGGCTCTATCGCCTTTGTCGGGCTTGTTATCCCGCATATTGCCCGCCGAATCGTAGGCGTCGATTACCGGTTTGTGCTGCCGTTTTCGGCGCTGCTTGGCGGAAGCCTGCTCGTCTGGGCTGATTATGCATCGCGTATGGTCAATCCGCCGCGGGAATTTGCCATTGGCGCCATGGTCGCTATGGTCGGCGTTCCTTTTTTCCTCTATTTAGCACGTAAAGAGAGGAGGGAGCTGTAG
- a CDS encoding iron ABC transporter permease: MNQSAYRARRAITVSAVMFILAIVVIIIGLNTGTIRLSPLAVWQTLMGGGTTEEQMILFDYRLPRILVTMLGGIGLGVAGAVLQGVSRNALADPGILGLHAGAAFGLIVFVSFFRTMEGSLAMLIPMFTFAGGSVIAIIIILLAYDRQRGIMPIRLILVGIAIEAGVSAITLFLSLKLDPDTYAFAARWLAGSVWGRDWINVWALLPWIVILVPIIYLKSKTLDLFSFGDEIASGVGSSVTRNRLLMIILAVALSCASVSMTGGIGFIGLVAPHLARRLAGPQHRYFLPAAASIGLVILVAADTIGRSIFQPNAIPAGVIVALIGGPYFLYMLFRKKV; the protein is encoded by the coding sequence ATGAATCAATCGGCATACCGGGCTCGCAGAGCGATTACAGTAAGCGCCGTCATGTTTATTTTGGCTATTGTGGTCATTATAATTGGCTTAAACACAGGGACGATCCGCTTATCGCCGCTTGCGGTTTGGCAGACGCTTATGGGCGGGGGAACGACGGAGGAGCAGATGATTTTGTTCGACTACCGGCTGCCGCGCATCCTTGTCACGATGCTTGGCGGCATCGGGCTTGGCGTAGCCGGAGCGGTGCTGCAGGGCGTATCGCGCAATGCGCTGGCTGATCCGGGCATTTTGGGCCTGCATGCTGGAGCAGCCTTCGGGCTAATCGTATTTGTCTCCTTCTTTCGGACGATGGAGGGCTCGCTTGCGATGCTCATTCCGATGTTTACTTTTGCCGGAGGCAGCGTGATCGCCATCATTATTATTTTGCTGGCGTATGACAGGCAGCGGGGAATTATGCCGATTCGGCTCATTCTTGTAGGGATTGCGATAGAAGCAGGCGTAAGTGCGATTACGCTGTTCCTCTCTCTTAAGCTTGACCCGGATACGTATGCTTTCGCTGCTCGTTGGCTCGCGGGAAGCGTGTGGGGCAGAGATTGGATCAACGTCTGGGCGCTGCTGCCGTGGATTGTTATTTTGGTGCCGATCATTTACTTAAAATCGAAGACGCTGGATTTGTTCAGCTTTGGCGATGAAATCGCTTCAGGCGTAGGCAGCAGCGTTACGCGAAATCGGCTGCTTATGATTATTCTTGCCGTAGCTTTGTCCTGCGCCAGCGTCTCCATGACCGGCGGCATTGGCTTTATCGGTCTCGTAGCTCCTCATTTGGCACGCAGGCTAGCAGGTCCGCAGCATCGCTATTTTTTGCCGGCGGCGGCTAGCATCGGGCTTGTAATACTCGTGGCTGCGGATACGATTGGACGGTCTATTTTTCAGCCAAATGCGATACCAGCCGGTGTCATCGTTGCCCTTATTGGCGGGCCGTATTTTCTGTACATGCTGTTCAGGAAGAAAGTTTGA
- a CDS encoding iron-hydroxamate ABC transporter substrate-binding protein: MKKSRFSSKALLTLISIIVIALLAACGQAASPQSTNGSNAGQGAEAASEASASPSAEQVEPHGPDVKIASMSIHITNNLLALGIKPAGSVVGGDVKDFLPHVADRLEGTAKLGVVTDPDMEAVLALKPDVIYIDEVYSGADLAKFEKIAPTISIDMDNGTWRDHLKRIAEHVDKQAEAEQFIKDYEAKADSVKALINSKLGADAKVMAIRTTAKELRVMGMKRPVGPIMFEDLGLIPATGVEKITDEPYAVISQEVLPDFDADAIFVIISKGNEAKANFEQLEQNPVWLNLKAVKNNHVYVLDGQKWLDYSSLGHSMALDDAQSLFEK, translated from the coding sequence ATGAAAAAATCACGGTTTTCTTCTAAAGCGCTGCTGACGCTAATCAGCATAATTGTCATTGCATTGCTGGCGGCTTGTGGACAGGCTGCCTCGCCACAAAGCACGAATGGGAGCAATGCAGGCCAAGGGGCCGAAGCTGCTTCAGAAGCGAGTGCTTCACCGAGCGCTGAACAAGTGGAGCCGCATGGACCTGATGTGAAAATTGCCTCCATGTCAATTCATATTACGAACAATCTGCTTGCTCTAGGAATTAAACCAGCTGGCTCGGTTGTCGGCGGCGACGTGAAGGACTTCCTGCCGCATGTGGCGGATCGTCTGGAAGGCACAGCGAAGCTTGGCGTTGTTACAGATCCGGATATGGAAGCTGTGCTGGCGCTGAAGCCTGATGTTATCTACATCGATGAAGTGTACTCCGGCGCAGACCTCGCTAAATTCGAGAAAATTGCCCCGACGATTTCCATCGATATGGATAATGGCACTTGGAGAGATCATTTAAAGCGGATTGCCGAGCATGTCGACAAGCAGGCGGAAGCGGAGCAATTTATTAAAGATTATGAAGCGAAAGCGGATAGCGTGAAGGCGCTTATTAACAGCAAGCTTGGTGCTGATGCCAAGGTGATGGCGATTCGCACAACAGCGAAGGAGCTTCGCGTCATGGGCATGAAACGTCCGGTAGGACCGATTATGTTCGAGGATTTGGGGCTGATTCCAGCAACGGGCGTTGAAAAAATTACGGATGAGCCTTATGCCGTCATTTCGCAGGAGGTGCTGCCTGATTTTGACGCAGATGCGATTTTCGTCATCATCAGTAAAGGCAATGAGGCGAAAGCGAATTTCGAGCAGCTGGAGCAAAATCCAGTTTGGCTCAATCTAAAAGCTGTAAAGAACAACCATGTCTATGTGCTTGACGGGCAAAAGTGGCTCGATTATTCGTCGCTAGGCCACAGCATGGCGCTTGACGATGCGCAGAGCCTGTTCGAGAAATAA